One genomic segment of Tubulanus polymorphus chromosome 4, tnTubPoly1.2, whole genome shotgun sequence includes these proteins:
- the LOC141903174 gene encoding uncharacterized protein LOC141903174 isoform X1 translates to MRQQRLNYEPGADAFTEDQIEAFREAFKLFDKDGDGTITTEELKQVMSSIGRNPTKQELTDMISEVDEDGNGQIEFDEFVDLMAKGGAGSGDPEDELKAAFRVFDKDGDGVISKDELKQVMASLGEQLSEDEIKEMISEADIDGDGQINYDEFVFMMMSK, encoded by the exons ATGAGACAGCAGCGACTCAACTATGAACCG GGAGCAGATGCGTTCACAGAAGATCAGATCGAAG CATTTAGAGAAGcatttaaattgtttgataaaGACGGCGATGGAACGATTACGACTGAGGAACTAAAGCAAGTTATGAGTTCGATAGGTCGCAATCCAACTAAACAGGAACTCACGGATATGATCAGTGAAGTTGACGAGGATG GTAATGGTCAGATAGAATTTGACGAGTTCGTGGATTTGATGGCTAAAGGAGGAGCGGGAAGTGGGGATCCCGAGGATGAACTAAAAGCAGCGTTTAGGGTGTTTGATAAAGATGGCGATGGCGTCATATCGAAAGATGAACTAAAACAG GTGATGGCAAGTTTAGGGGAACAGCTGAGCgaagatgaaataaaagaaatgatTAGCGAAGCTGACATCGATGGTGACGGACAAATAAATTACGACG AGTTTGTATTCATGATGATGAGTAAGTGA
- the LOC141903174 gene encoding uncharacterized protein LOC141903174 isoform X2, producing MTTKGADAFTEDQIEAFREAFKLFDKDGDGTITTEELKQVMSSIGRNPTKQELTDMISEVDEDGNGQIEFDEFVDLMAKGGAGSGDPEDELKAAFRVFDKDGDGVISKDELKQVMASLGEQLSEDEIKEMISEADIDGDGQINYDEFVFMMMSK from the exons ATGACAACCAAG GGAGCAGATGCGTTCACAGAAGATCAGATCGAAG CATTTAGAGAAGcatttaaattgtttgataaaGACGGCGATGGAACGATTACGACTGAGGAACTAAAGCAAGTTATGAGTTCGATAGGTCGCAATCCAACTAAACAGGAACTCACGGATATGATCAGTGAAGTTGACGAGGATG GTAATGGTCAGATAGAATTTGACGAGTTCGTGGATTTGATGGCTAAAGGAGGAGCGGGAAGTGGGGATCCCGAGGATGAACTAAAAGCAGCGTTTAGGGTGTTTGATAAAGATGGCGATGGCGTCATATCGAAAGATGAACTAAAACAG GTGATGGCAAGTTTAGGGGAACAGCTGAGCgaagatgaaataaaagaaatgatTAGCGAAGCTGACATCGATGGTGACGGACAAATAAATTACGACG AGTTTGTATTCATGATGATGAGTAAGTGA